In Papaver somniferum cultivar HN1 chromosome 1, ASM357369v1, whole genome shotgun sequence, a genomic segment contains:
- the LOC113337465 gene encoding selenoprotein F-like produces the protein MTEFFSAPKLGLLLLFLVAPLVSGEELSTKECENLGFNGLALCSDCNTFAEYVKNEELVSDCKKCCTEDSDDSTSKITYSGALIEVCMRKLVFYPEIVGFIEEEKDQFRSLKVQYIFNSPPKLVMLNEEGQHKETIRVDNWKREHIRQFLKKKMKSGSSAI, from the exons atgACTGAGTTCTTTTCTGCCCCAAAATTaggtttacttcttctttttcttgtagCCCCTCTGGTTTCAGGGGAAGAATTAAGTACCAAAGAATGTGAGAATCTAGGGTTTAATGGTCTAGCTCTTTGTTCAGACTGCAATACATTTGCCGAGTATGTCAAAAACGAAG AATTAGTGTCGGACTGCAAGAAATGTTGCACGGAGGATTCTGATGATTCCACGAGCAAG ATCACTTACTCCGGTGCCTTGATAGAAGTTTGTATGAGGAAACTTGTATTTTATCCCGAAATAGTTGGTTTTATTGAGGAGGAAAAGGACCAGTTCCGGTCTCTCAAAGTTCAGTATATCTTCAATTCTCCTCCCAAACTTGTAATGTTGAATGAAGAGGGTCAACACAAGGAAACAATAAG GGTTGACAACTGGAAACGTGAACATATTCGACAGttcttgaaaaagaaaatgaagtcTGGCTCATCGGCAATCTAA